Below is a genomic region from Echinicola rosea.
AGGGTACTCGATGCAGGTTGCGGAGAAGGCCGCAACCTGATCTATTTTATACATGAAGGCTTCCAAGTTTTTGGTGTGGACCAAAATCCTTCCGCTATCCAGATGGCACGGGTTTATGCCAGAACCATTGACCGGGAATACGACCCCTTGCGGTTGCAGGTGGCTCCTGTGGAGGACATGCCTTTTCACCAAGGGGCATTTCAGGCGGTGATCAGTTCGGCTGTTTTACACTTTGCCAGGGATACCGCCCATTTTTATGCGATGTTTGATGAGATGATGCGTGTTTTGGCGCCTGGAGGCAAATTGTTTTTGCGGATGACCACAGGTTTTGGAGGCATGGAGGCCGCCAGTGAATCCCTTGGAGAGGGTACTTTCAGGTTGTTGGACGGATCTACGCGCTTTTTGCTAACTGAAAAATTGCTCAAAGAAGTCATGAAGAAGTATCGATTAAGGTACTTGGAACCTCCTAAATCCGTTTTGGTTCACGATCTTCGGGCCATGGGCGTATTGATGATGGAGAAGGACGGGTAATATTTAGAAAACCATGGATTTCGGATGTTTGGTGGATAGTTCTTCCCATTATGGCCAGTAAAATAAAATTTCCAGAAAAATCCTCCTAAGATCTGCATACATCAACGTAATTTGCGGTGGAGATGTGACAGGTTTGGCACCGTTGGGTGAACACGGAAAACAATCACATTTACTGAAAAAACATAGCTACCCTATGATGGATTTACAATTTATATTCGAATTGGTCGGCACCTACTTCTTTGCGGTTTCGGGAGCATTGGCAGTTCATGACCGGGAGCACGATGTGTTTGGGGCCGGCTTTACGGGCTTCATCACGGCCATCGGTGGGGGCACCTTGCGGGATGTACTATTGGACAGCTATCCATTGGTGTGGATCGCTGACGTTAGTTACTTGTATGCCATTTTTGCGGGGATTCTTACAGCCATACTATTTTTCAAAATCATGTCTAAGCTCCGAAAGACGCTATTTCTATTTGACACTTTGGGTATAGCCTTGTTTTCGGTATTGGGTGCCGAAAAGGCCCTTAGCTTAGGCATGAGACCTGAAATCGCAGCCATGATGGGGATGTTTTCGGCCGTAATGGGCGGTGTGATCAGGGACATGCTGTGCAATGCCACGCCTATTTTGCTCAAAAAGGAAATTTATGCCACCGCCTGTCTCAGTGGGGCGATATTGGTGATTGTCCTTCAGAACTTGGGCGTAGAACGTAATACTAATTTGATTATTTCCTTTCTATTGGTGGTCACCATCCGATTGGTAGCGGTAAGGTTTAAGCTAAGCCTACCGCAGTTGGATTGGAAGAAATAATTCCAATTTTCTTAGCGCCTTTGTGCCTTAGTGGCGGAATATTAAGGCCACGAAGCCACCAAGTTCTCTTGGAGGGATTCTATGGGGATGTTATGGCCAATCCTTACTCCTTTGCGCCTTTGCGCCTTAGTGGCTAAAGTTTGAGGCCACGAAGGCGCTATCCCTCGGCAGAAAATCCTATTCTCCCAATACCATGGAAATCACTGAAGAAAAGTGTAATTTTAGACATTCGAACGTTCAACCTAAAATCCCAAATATGGCATCGAAAGATTATATCCAGCAAAATCAGGATAAATTCATTGAAGAACTTTTGGAACTCCTCCGTATTCCTTCCGTGAGTGCAGATCCGAAATTCAAGGAAGATGTACTGAAAGCTGCAGAATATGTTAAAAACAGCCTGGCTCAAGCAGGAGCGGACAAGGTCGAAATCTGCCCTACCCCCGGCTATCCTGTGGTTTATGGAGAGAAAATAATCGATCCGGCCTTGCCAACGGTGTTGGTGTATGGCCACTATGATGTGCAGCCAGCCGATCCTTATGAGCTGTGGGAGTCGGCACCTTTTGAGCCGGTGATCAAAAAGACAGACCTTCACCCGGAGGGGGCGATCTTTGCCCGTGGCTCGGCCGATGACAAAGGGCAGTTTTTTATGCATGTGAAAGCCTTTGAAGCCATGATGGCGGAAGGCGATCTGACCTGCAACGTGAAGTTTATGATCGAGGGAGAAGAGGAAGTTGGCTCCGATAATTTGGCGAATTTCATCAAGGAAAATAAAGAAAAACTACAATCGGATGTGGTGCTGATCTCCGATACCAGCATGCTGTCCCTGGAAACGCCTTCCGTGACCGTCGGTCTTCGAGGGCTTGCCTATATGCAGGTGGAAGTGACCGGCCCAAACCGTGACCTGCACAGTGGCACCTATGGTGGAGCAGTGGCCAATCCCATCAATATCCTCTGCAAGATAATTGCCCAGCTTCAGGATGAAGACAAAAGAATCACCGTTCCCGGCTTTTATGACAAGGTGGAGGAGCTTTCAGCGGAGTACCGTAAAAAGCTGAACGAAGCGCCTTTTGACCTCCATGATTATAAGCGTAAATTGGCCATCAAAGAAGTGGAAGGGGAAGCAGGCTTCACCACCTTGGAGCGAACAGGCATTCGGCCAACCTTGGATGTCAATGGTATCTGGGGAGGGTATATCGGAGAGGGCGCCAAAACTGTCCTCCCTTCAAAAGCCTATGCCAAAATCTCCATGAGACTAGTGCCCCACCAAGATCATCATGAAATTTCGGAGCTCTTCCAGCAGCACTTTGAGTCACTGGCACCGGATTCGGTGAAGGTAAAGGTGACGCCTCACCATGGAGGCAAACCGGCAGTAGTGCCTACTTCATCGGTAGGGTACAAAGCTGCTGAAGCGGCTGTGCAAGAAGTTTTTGGCAAAAAAGCCATTCCTACCCGAGAAGGGGGGTCAGTACCTATCACTTCCCTTTTCCAGGAAGAACTTAAGCTTGATCCTATTCTTTTGGGCTTTGGGCTGGACACCGATGCGATCCATTCCCCCAATGAGCATTACGGGGTCAAAAACTACCTGTTGGGAATCGAAACCATCGCAGCTTTCTTTAAACATTTCAGAAAACTGTCCCAAAAATAAAACCTTGATTGACCTTTCCCAGTAAA
It encodes:
- a CDS encoding class I SAM-dependent methyltransferase, which encodes MNISSLNKLFGNIDIYLLDQILKGRFTKKMRVLDAGCGEGRNLIYFIHEGFQVFGVDQNPSAIQMARVYARTIDREYDPLRLQVAPVEDMPFHQGAFQAVISSAVLHFARDTAHFYAMFDEMMRVLAPGGKLFLRMTTGFGGMEAASESLGEGTFRLLDGSTRFLLTEKLLKEVMKKYRLRYLEPPKSVLVHDLRAMGVLMMEKDG
- a CDS encoding trimeric intracellular cation channel family protein, which produces MDLQFIFELVGTYFFAVSGALAVHDREHDVFGAGFTGFITAIGGGTLRDVLLDSYPLVWIADVSYLYAIFAGILTAILFFKIMSKLRKTLFLFDTLGIALFSVLGAEKALSLGMRPEIAAMMGMFSAVMGGVIRDMLCNATPILLKKEIYATACLSGAILVIVLQNLGVERNTNLIISFLLVVTIRLVAVRFKLSLPQLDWKK
- a CDS encoding dipeptidase; its protein translation is MASKDYIQQNQDKFIEELLELLRIPSVSADPKFKEDVLKAAEYVKNSLAQAGADKVEICPTPGYPVVYGEKIIDPALPTVLVYGHYDVQPADPYELWESAPFEPVIKKTDLHPEGAIFARGSADDKGQFFMHVKAFEAMMAEGDLTCNVKFMIEGEEEVGSDNLANFIKENKEKLQSDVVLISDTSMLSLETPSVTVGLRGLAYMQVEVTGPNRDLHSGTYGGAVANPINILCKIIAQLQDEDKRITVPGFYDKVEELSAEYRKKLNEAPFDLHDYKRKLAIKEVEGEAGFTTLERTGIRPTLDVNGIWGGYIGEGAKTVLPSKAYAKISMRLVPHQDHHEISELFQQHFESLAPDSVKVKVTPHHGGKPAVVPTSSVGYKAAEAAVQEVFGKKAIPTREGGSVPITSLFQEELKLDPILLGFGLDTDAIHSPNEHYGVKNYLLGIETIAAFFKHFRKLSQK